A genomic window from Agrobacterium larrymoorei includes:
- a CDS encoding MFS transporter: MSHPNCDADNIHWPSLIAAISAISAVGIAIGLGLPLLSLILERRGISSSMIGLNSAMAGVAAMIAAPITSKLAHDFGVARTMLTAVVISSVSALGFYYAADFWMWFPLRIVFHGATTTLFILSEFWINAAAPPRKRGLVLGVYATGLAVGFAVGPLLFSTVGSEGITPFLVGCGIILLAAIPIFLARKESPALDEKPAHHFVRYIWLVPMASAAAFVFGAVQAGGLSLFPIYATREGFNESQAALLLTVMAIGNMTFQIPIGLLSDRITNRRLLLGLMAFIGLCGTLALPLLVNNWILVAVLLLLWGGLVSGMYTVGLTHLGSRLTGSDLVAANAAFIFCYATGTIAGPQTVGIAMDISGSNGFAWALALFFGFYVVLSIGRSVFGSKQT, from the coding sequence ATGTCACATCCCAACTGCGACGCCGACAATATTCACTGGCCATCGCTTATTGCCGCCATATCTGCTATCAGCGCCGTGGGCATCGCTATCGGCCTCGGATTGCCGCTCTTGAGCCTCATTCTGGAGCGCCGCGGTATTTCGTCGAGCATGATCGGATTGAACTCGGCCATGGCCGGTGTTGCCGCCATGATTGCAGCGCCCATCACCAGTAAACTTGCGCATGACTTCGGCGTGGCGCGCACCATGTTGACAGCCGTGGTCATCTCGTCGGTCAGCGCCTTGGGCTTTTACTATGCCGCTGATTTCTGGATGTGGTTTCCGCTCAGAATCGTCTTTCATGGCGCAACGACGACGCTCTTCATCCTGTCGGAGTTCTGGATCAATGCCGCAGCGCCGCCACGCAAACGCGGACTCGTGCTCGGGGTGTATGCGACAGGGCTCGCCGTCGGCTTTGCAGTCGGACCGCTCCTCTTTTCCACTGTGGGAAGTGAAGGCATCACACCGTTTCTCGTCGGCTGCGGCATCATCCTCCTGGCTGCAATTCCGATTTTTCTGGCGCGCAAGGAAAGCCCGGCGCTGGATGAGAAACCTGCCCACCATTTTGTACGCTATATCTGGCTGGTGCCCATGGCCTCTGCTGCCGCCTTCGTTTTCGGCGCGGTACAGGCTGGTGGTCTCTCGCTCTTCCCGATCTATGCCACACGTGAAGGCTTTAATGAATCGCAGGCAGCGCTTCTCCTGACCGTCATGGCAATTGGCAACATGACCTTCCAGATCCCGATCGGCCTGCTCTCCGACCGTATCACCAATCGCCGTCTGCTGCTCGGCTTGATGGCCTTTATCGGTCTTTGCGGTACGCTTGCGCTACCACTGCTCGTCAACAACTGGATTTTGGTGGCCGTCCTGCTGCTGCTCTGGGGCGGCCTCGTCTCGGGCATGTATACCGTCGGCCTCACCCATCTCGGTTCGCGACTCACCGGTTCGGATCTTGTCGCGGCCAATGCAGCCTTCATATTCTGTTATGCGACAGGCACGATTGCCGGCCCGCAGACCGTGGGCATCGCTATGGATATCTCCGGAAGCAACGGCTTTGCCTGGGCATTGGCGCTGTTTTTCGGCTTCTATGTCGTTCTTTCCATTGGGCGTTCGGTTTTCGGTTCAAAACAGACTTGA
- a CDS encoding DUF983 domain-containing protein has protein sequence MSEIQTVQYGGEKQERPLGRSIMRGISCRCPACGSGRLFKAWLKPVDQCAACGEDLHHQRSDDLPPYISIMILGHVAVGGFMMTDLILMVPMWVHFAIWVPITILVALLTIQPIKGGVIGLQWALRMHGFSNEPEKTQIDGSSH, from the coding sequence ATGAGCGAGATCCAGACAGTGCAATATGGCGGCGAGAAGCAGGAGCGACCGCTGGGTCGCTCGATCATGCGCGGCATCTCATGCCGATGCCCGGCCTGCGGCAGCGGCCGGTTGTTCAAGGCCTGGCTTAAGCCCGTGGACCAATGCGCCGCCTGCGGCGAGGATCTGCATCATCAACGCTCCGACGATCTTCCACCCTATATCTCGATCATGATCCTCGGCCACGTGGCGGTCGGAGGCTTCATGATGACGGACCTGATCCTCATGGTGCCGATGTGGGTGCATTTCGCGATCTGGGTGCCGATCACGATACTGGTGGCGTTATTGACCATCCAGCCGATCAAAGGTGGCGTCATTGGCCTGCAATGGGCACTGAGGATGCATGGCTTCAGCAATGAGCCCGAAAAGACGCAGATCGACGGATCGTCCCACTGA
- a CDS encoding PleD family two-component system response regulator: MTARILVVDDIVANVKFLEARLLAEYFDVVCADNGRDALAICAEGQVDVILLDIMMPEMDGFEVCERLKANPVTAHIPVVMVTALDQPTDRVRGLKAGADDFLTKPVNDLQLISRVKSLARLKTMSDELRGRMMTAETIGIQESIGVDGHIEKPGRILLVDGRASSQERIVKALKPVGEVVAWSDPATVIFEAAENAYDLVIINSNFDDFDPLRLCSQLRSLERTRFLPLLIITEQNDDAMVVRALDLGVNDYIIRPIDPNELVARTLSQIKRKRFNDRLRENLAQTMELAVIDGLTGLNNRRYLDLHLKTLFNRAALRGRHLSVCMTDIDRFKQVNDLYGHEAGDEVLQEFAARLRSTVRGADLACRYGGEEFVVVMPDTSVETASVVAESLRSMIEGTAFLLRSGQSLKITASLGIASNAAGVESPEQLMRQADRALYEAKRSGRNRVVASAA, translated from the coding sequence ATGACTGCTAGAATCCTGGTCGTCGACGACATTGTAGCCAATGTAAAGTTTCTCGAAGCGCGTTTGCTGGCTGAATACTTCGACGTCGTCTGCGCCGACAATGGCCGTGATGCGCTCGCAATCTGCGCGGAGGGCCAGGTCGATGTCATTCTTCTCGATATCATGATGCCGGAAATGGATGGCTTCGAGGTCTGCGAGCGGCTGAAGGCCAACCCGGTGACGGCGCATATTCCCGTCGTTATGGTAACGGCACTGGATCAGCCGACCGATCGCGTGCGCGGATTAAAGGCTGGCGCGGATGACTTCCTGACGAAACCCGTCAACGATCTGCAACTTATTTCGAGGGTCAAAAGCCTCGCGCGTCTCAAGACCATGAGCGACGAGTTGCGCGGGCGGATGATGACCGCAGAAACCATCGGCATCCAGGAATCGATCGGTGTCGACGGCCATATCGAAAAACCTGGCCGCATTCTTCTTGTCGATGGGAGAGCGAGTTCACAGGAGCGGATCGTCAAGGCGCTGAAGCCGGTGGGCGAGGTTGTGGCCTGGAGCGATCCGGCAACTGTGATTTTCGAGGCGGCGGAGAATGCCTACGACCTCGTCATCATCAATTCCAACTTCGACGACTTCGACCCACTGAGGCTTTGTTCGCAATTGCGCTCGCTGGAAAGGACGCGGTTCCTGCCACTCCTGATCATTACCGAGCAGAACGACGATGCGATGGTCGTTCGGGCGCTCGATCTTGGGGTCAATGATTACATCATTCGTCCGATCGATCCGAATGAATTGGTGGCACGCACGCTGTCCCAGATCAAGCGCAAGCGCTTCAATGACCGGCTGCGTGAGAACCTCGCGCAGACCATGGAGCTCGCGGTTATCGATGGGCTCACCGGGCTCAATAATCGCCGCTATCTGGATCTTCACCTGAAGACCTTGTTCAACCGTGCGGCACTTCGAGGCCGCCACCTTTCCGTTTGCATGACGGATATCGATCGCTTCAAGCAGGTCAACGATCTTTACGGCCATGAGGCCGGCGACGAGGTGCTGCAGGAATTTGCCGCCCGGTTGCGTTCCACCGTACGCGGTGCGGATCTCGCCTGCCGCTACGGTGGGGAAGAGTTCGTGGTGGTAATGCCGGACACATCGGTGGAGACTGCCTCGGTGGTGGCCGAGTCCCTGCGCTCAATGATCGAGGGCACTGCGTTCTTACTTCGCTCCGGCCAGTCTTTAAAGATCACCGCGTCTCTTGGCATCGCTTCGAATGCAGCGGGCGTCGAAAGCCCAGAGCAATTGATGCGCCAGGCAGATCGTGCGCTTTATGAGGCAAAGAGAAGCGGGCGCAATCGCGTCGTTGCTTCCGCCGCCTGA
- the rpmG gene encoding 50S ribosomal protein L33, with translation MAKATTIKIKLLSTADTGTFYVTTKNSRTFTDKMTKTKYDPVVRKHVEFKETKIK, from the coding sequence ATGGCGAAAGCTACAACAATCAAGATCAAGCTGCTGTCGACGGCCGACACAGGTACTTTCTACGTCACCACGAAGAACAGCCGTACCTTCACGGATAAGATGACGAAGACCAAGTACGACCCGGTCGTTCGCAAGCACGTTGAATTCAAGGAAACCAAGATCAAGTAA
- a CDS encoding response regulator, translated as MPKQVMIVEDNELNMKLFRDLIEASGYTTIQTRNGMEALELARKHRPDLILMDIQLPEVSGLEVTRWLKEDDELHVIPVIAVTAFAMKGDEERIRQGGCEAYVSKPISVPKFIETIKTYLGDA; from the coding sequence ATGCCCAAGCAGGTCATGATAGTTGAAGACAACGAGCTGAACATGAAGCTCTTTCGTGATCTGATCGAGGCATCCGGTTACACGACCATACAGACACGCAATGGTATGGAAGCACTGGAGCTTGCTCGTAAGCATAGGCCCGATCTTATTCTTATGGATATTCAATTACCGGAAGTATCAGGACTTGAAGTCACGAGATGGCTCAAGGAAGATGATGAACTTCATGTGATTCCCGTGATTGCTGTGACAGCTTTTGCTATGAAGGGAGACGAGGAGCGCATTCGTCAAGGCGGCTGCGAGGCCTATGTTTCTAAGCCAATTTCTGTTCCGAAGTTTATTGAGACGATCAAGACTTATTTAGGCGATGCTTGA
- a CDS encoding NUDIX hydrolase, whose product MSPKRRRSTDRPTDRRPTALPAESQTEKSPYLRPRDAACLILVDRTDGSPRVLVGKRSSGHVFMPDVYVFPGGRRDPRDHALPFCADLNPLVIDKLRRSASRAMTVAGARALALAAVRELQEETGLCFGTGCEQQGPDLSALRYVARAITPPGRVRRFDTRFFLCFTDDVGIEPANIEDSAELQNLQWLDIRDSSGVNMAAITRMVLEDVTNFMIGDQPLQFESRVRLYFERRGTFIRGFL is encoded by the coding sequence ATGAGCCCGAAAAGACGCAGATCGACGGATCGTCCCACTGACAGGCGACCAACCGCTTTGCCTGCTGAATCGCAAACTGAAAAATCGCCCTATCTGCGTCCGAGGGATGCGGCCTGTCTGATTCTGGTCGATCGCACGGACGGCTCTCCGCGTGTGCTCGTGGGCAAGCGCAGCAGCGGACACGTCTTCATGCCGGATGTCTATGTCTTTCCGGGTGGCCGGCGTGACCCACGCGATCACGCCCTGCCCTTCTGCGCCGACCTCAATCCTCTCGTTATCGACAAACTCAGGCGCTCTGCTTCGCGTGCCATGACGGTTGCCGGAGCGCGGGCCTTGGCGCTGGCGGCTGTGCGCGAGTTGCAGGAGGAGACGGGGCTTTGCTTTGGAACCGGGTGTGAACAACAGGGACCAGATCTCTCGGCTCTACGTTATGTGGCGCGCGCGATCACGCCGCCGGGGCGCGTCAGGCGATTCGATACACGATTCTTTTTGTGCTTCACCGACGACGTCGGCATTGAGCCGGCCAATATTGAAGATTCTGCAGAGTTGCAGAACCTTCAATGGCTTGACATTCGCGACAGTTCCGGTGTGAACATGGCGGCGATTACACGGATGGTTCTCGAAGATGTCACAAACTTCATGATAGGTGATCAGCCACTACAATTTGAAAGCCGGGTGCGACTTTACTTCGAGCGTCGCGGCACATTCATTCGCGGCTTTCTGTAA
- a CDS encoding DUF3572 domain-containing protein, protein MRREMKYGKPIVKDPEETVAAILGWLANEPDILARFLALSGLQPNMLRAAIQDPGFLAGLTDFVMNHEPDLMAFCEASGFKPEDVQAAWHKYSGPGLDSGVY, encoded by the coding sequence ATGCGGCGTGAGATGAAATACGGCAAACCCATCGTCAAAGACCCCGAAGAAACCGTTGCCGCCATTCTTGGATGGTTGGCAAACGAACCGGATATTCTCGCCCGTTTTCTTGCGCTCTCCGGGCTGCAGCCCAACATGCTGCGTGCGGCAATACAGGACCCCGGCTTTCTGGCGGGGTTGACTGATTTCGTCATGAACCACGAGCCGGACCTCATGGCGTTTTGTGAAGCCTCCGGGTTCAAGCCGGAAGATGTGCAAGCGGCCTGGCACAAATATTCCGGTCCTGGTCTCGATTCCGGCGTCTACTGA
- a CDS encoding L,D-transpeptidase family protein has translation MMLRSFVGACLLSTSVLVQSAIAGDARSLQVVVSKNDQSLSLYEDGEVVATSRVSTGKAGHETPSGIFSILDKRKYHESNIYSAAPMPFMQRLTWSGVALHEGNVPNYPASHGCIRLPSKFAKSLYGMTSRGVHVIISSADVSLQRIDHPTLLQPKAADEGRLLSDVEMRPASFDASLKLVEVAINEKTSSVHAKATSRATGAPLRILITRRGEREKIMDAQRLLTSIGFDAGIADGYAGQMTINAVNGYKRWKGLKTTGPLMTDAFLDALYASTGADAPPNGQLMVRQNFKPLFEAPIHIKDPQVALGTHFFEVIDIEGEKAEWNGLTLENHLPAAARKRLGIDVADAPGGYDQLRAVLDRIDIPAEVRGRLEEQLAVGSSITVSDLSHGLETGQGTDFVTITRD, from the coding sequence ATGATGTTGCGTAGCTTTGTGGGAGCCTGTCTCCTGTCCACCTCCGTTCTCGTGCAATCGGCAATCGCCGGTGATGCGCGCAGCCTGCAGGTCGTCGTCTCGAAGAACGACCAGTCGCTGTCCCTTTACGAAGACGGAGAGGTCGTCGCCACATCGAGGGTCTCCACCGGCAAGGCCGGTCATGAGACGCCAAGCGGCATCTTCTCGATCTTGGATAAGCGCAAGTATCATGAGTCAAACATCTATTCTGCGGCTCCCATGCCGTTCATGCAGCGGCTGACATGGTCTGGCGTCGCCCTGCATGAGGGCAATGTCCCGAACTACCCTGCCTCGCATGGCTGCATTCGCCTGCCCTCTAAATTTGCAAAGTCGCTCTACGGAATGACGAGCCGTGGCGTTCACGTCATCATCTCCAGTGCGGATGTCTCTCTGCAACGCATCGACCATCCTACCCTTCTTCAGCCGAAGGCAGCCGATGAAGGCCGCCTGCTTTCCGATGTCGAAATGCGGCCCGCCAGCTTCGATGCATCGCTGAAGCTGGTTGAAGTCGCGATCAATGAGAAGACCAGTTCCGTGCACGCCAAGGCCACATCCAGGGCAACGGGAGCGCCATTGCGAATTCTGATCACGCGGCGTGGCGAACGGGAAAAAATCATGGACGCACAGCGCCTCCTGACCAGCATCGGATTCGATGCAGGTATCGCCGATGGCTATGCGGGGCAGATGACCATCAACGCCGTGAACGGCTACAAGCGCTGGAAGGGTCTCAAGACCACCGGCCCCCTCATGACCGACGCGTTCCTGGACGCGCTCTATGCATCGACAGGCGCAGACGCGCCGCCAAATGGCCAGCTTATGGTGCGACAGAATTTCAAGCCGCTCTTTGAGGCACCGATCCATATCAAAGACCCACAGGTGGCGCTCGGTACACACTTCTTCGAAGTCATCGACATCGAAGGCGAGAAAGCGGAATGGAACGGCCTGACGCTGGAAAACCACCTCCCGGCTGCAGCACGGAAGCGTCTCGGTATCGATGTGGCGGATGCCCCAGGTGGCTACGATCAATTGCGTGCGGTGCTTGATCGTATCGACATTCCAGCAGAGGTTCGTGGACGACTTGAGGAGCAACTCGCCGTCGGAAGTTCGATCACGGTCTCCGATCTGAGCCATGGCTTGGAGACCGGTCAAGGCACCGACTTCGTCACCATCACCCGCGACTGA